ACTCATGGgttgtttcttgctttctctcaCCCCCTCTCTCCAGGTAATTGTGGAAAAAGCACCAAAAGCCAGAGTACCTGACCTAGACAAAAGGAAGTATCTTGTGCCTTCTGACCTCACAGGTAACAAAATCTACCTCCATTCTTCCTGATTTTCAGCGAGAAGGTCTCAGAAGTGCTTTTTACGCTGTGATCAGCACTAAGAAAATACCCAGGCAGGCTCAACATCTTACGCTTCCTCCAGTTTACCTGGCTGTCGCTGTTACATGTGTATACCTTACAGCCTGGATTGCAACATGCAGAATTCTCTTGAGATCTTCTGAGGTGTCCCACTGACTTAGCTAACGTGTATGTGTCACAGCTGACTTTTAACCATGATGAAAATGACTGAATTGTGTATAATAGGCAGTAGCATAATCATCAGTCAATGGTGGCCTAGCTGCAGAGTTGCCAGAGGCTGTATCCTTGATGCAGGAAGGGACAAGTTCTTGAAATAGTGCCGTGGTTTTCCACCCCTGTGGTTGGAGTCATGGCTACAAAGTTCCTTTTCGGAGTGGTCATGGCCATTTTGTGTGTGATTACGTTTGTTTTCATTTGAGAACATGAATGAGTTAAAGgaacagcatttctttttctcgCAGTGTAGAATGGATTGTGGAATACTTTGATGTGCAGCATAGCTCCAGTAAATAGTGAGGAATTTGTTTTCAGGAATTTGTTTTCAAGAATGGTATGACTATTTACACCAAGGATAAATTCTCCCAGGTGTCTTTGATCTATAGGATATAAAGGTTAAGCTAGTTAGAGTCTTCCCACCAGTTCCACCAAAGTTAGAGTCTTCCCACCAATTCCACCAAAGCATTTCATACCACAGTAGGTGGAGTGTGGATTTGGAGGTTACACGGCCTGAGGCATGTTCCTGAGAAGCTGCTAGCTCCGAGTGGATTGGCTGCTGATGTGGTTGCAGCTGTGAAGttcctgctttctttcctgtgttgtttttccctgctttttccaTACAGCATGTGACTTCcaccaccaaaagaaaacaaccaaGGTTAGggtagaaacaaacaaaaccaaacaaaacaaaaatcaaacaaaagacTTCTTTCTGCATCTAAGGCATGCTCCTCTGTTCCTCTCCAGTTGGCCAGTTCTACTTCTTAATCCGGAAGCGGATCCACCTGAGGCCAGAAGATGCCCTGTTCTTCTTTGTCAATAACACCATCCCTCCCACCAGTGCTACCATGGGCCAGCTGTACGAGGTAAGCCTGGCCCACCTCTTTCTCCTTTTGTTGGAGGGTCTGGAAGAATGCATATCCTCCCTGAGGGACAACCAAGCACTACTCAGCTGGCGGTGGGTGGAGCCTGGTCGCAGATGCCTGAACGCGGACCCCCCTGGCCTGGGCTGTATCCCGTCATCTGTTTAGGGCAGTTCCATCCTGCAGTTATAGAGAGGAGCCTGGGGAGCCTCATTGTTTTAACTGACTGTTTGCTAGTTGAAAGGGTGGTTGTATCAGGTGGTGAACAGTTGCCCCAGAAGTGGTATGTTGGTCCTACTACTTTAACAAAGTGTTGTTATTGTGAAAATAAACCACTGCATCATTTGTGTTTCAG
The window above is part of the Opisthocomus hoazin isolate bOpiHoa1 chromosome 1, bOpiHoa1.hap1, whole genome shotgun sequence genome. Proteins encoded here:
- the GABARAPL1 gene encoding gamma-aminobutyric acid receptor-associated protein-like 1; the protein is MKFQYKEDHPFEYRKKEGEKIRKKYPDRVPVIVEKAPKARVPDLDKRKYLVPSDLTVGQFYFLIRKRIHLRPEDALFFFVNNTIPPTSATMGQLYEDNHEEDYFLYVAYSDESVYGK